The following coding sequences lie in one Heyndrickxia oleronia genomic window:
- a CDS encoding VOC family protein, whose translation MNSPIKNEINTIFVHVSNLKRSVTWYCQLLNQKFNLAEVSRPVYNIKLNHHTGLTLDAGPSDVIKEIRPSENPLFNFHTDDIHQSYDFVQKLGYQIQSEIVSFDDFAYFNICDPDGNIIMICTG comes from the coding sequence ATGAATAGTCCGATAAAAAATGAAATTAATACCATTTTTGTACATGTCAGTAATTTAAAAAGGTCCGTTACCTGGTACTGTCAATTACTCAATCAAAAATTTAATTTAGCGGAGGTTTCTAGACCCGTTTACAATATTAAGCTGAATCATCATACTGGGCTAACATTAGATGCGGGACCATCTGATGTCATAAAGGAAATACGTCCTTCTGAAAACCCGTTGTTTAATTTTCATACAGATGACATCCATCAGTCCTATGATTTTGTTCAGAAACTGGGGTATCAAATACAATCGGAGATTGTTAGTTTTGATGATTTTGCCTATTTTAACATTTGTGATCCAGATGGG